ctatacttaggcttactatatactatccttggcctactcaataacgtacaatttaaccttttcctacTTTcccacttttttctacttgtcagtcactaaagtattggggaaatatgatattgcgtcacacaccttcagaaagcccccccatgatcgatgcacatgttcgccataggcctacatccggcacaagcgcctgcgaaaccttgcaaacacctgcggtatataaacgaaagaataacgaacaaatccagggtatatatacagaacagtacgaacacacatcggacaacttccgaacatgtgtattcggcacacttcgtttcaagttttgtgcatgcacaaaacttgaaacgtattgtcgacggactaaacaaacatcacctaacacgaagcgcatttggcggataatagcaggacatatgaagaacataaaacgaacattgacgaacactaacggatttgctaaaataccatccgtttcttatacggaagaccaatccggtgtagtgtgacactaacacggtctgggtcaacgtacatcaccgaatgcaaaaatatgctatccggtggtggaggcctcacaggaacgtatttgcaacgaacacgggccgagtgcaacgaacaaagaacgaacatgaacgaaagtagagcgaacaaactccggcaatatgcagcaccatacgacgacacacatcggataaataccgaacatgtgtattcggtacactccgtttcaagttttgtgcatgcacaaaacttgccgacggacttaacgaacatcacctaacacgaaacgcatttggcggatgatagcaggacataaaaagaacataaaacgatcattgacgaacaacaagggatttactaaaataccatccgtttcttgtacggaagacctattcggtgtagtgtgacagacctataatatTCCTGTGGATATCTAGAATCGGACGGAACCGCCCAGAACCGGCGGGCAATCggtggtcaagttttgatttgatccctaaagTGTCCTTACATGaccaaaaatgggacaaaaaattgacaaatgggtcgaatatttggctttgcccctTATATTAAAATACTGGTTACGCTCTGTTACTGTTTCTCGACACCAGGCTGTGTTTAGCTGAGTTTAACTGTATTTAGAGAGTCGGAATACAATAATTAGTACTAACAAAATATATACTTTGTGGTGAAATTGTACTTACAAATGAATTGAAAAATTTCGTAGTCGACTTGCTCTGTGATATGTTCCACTTTCGGATCTCCAAAGAATATATCGACATGGACCATGTTATCCCTATGAATGAATAAGTGAACAGGGTAAATCACTGCAAAGTATTTTGATATATCGTAGTTACGGGAGCATTAGAAGGGTTGCGATTCCACACGCCTATGATAACCCAGGTTTCGGCGAAAAACCGAGTTTCAAAAACTTTGCTTTGCAAATCGAAATACTTGTGATATAACCTGGTTTAACAACATTTGATTAGCTAAGTTTTTGAAAACCTGGTTTCtcgatcgaaaaccaggtttctcgaccGCGAAGCAAAGTTTTTCGAAAAACTTTGGCTCTCAAATCAAGAAACTTTTATTAAATACAAAAACAGGGTATATCGATCGattctctctttcattggcgaaaGGTATATATGATTGACGATATCCAAAATTATATCCCATGGATACCACTGTAAATTTGTATAATCCTTTGAGTACAAAATCCTAGCACAGATGACAATTTACAAAACGTGCTGCTTTCACCATACACTTACTTTCTTCAAGAACAGTTTATTATATTTCTACTTTTCTGCTTTTCTACTTACATTGACAGACGTGTTGatttataaaccagacttcagcaagtccacagaaaaatatatatcttTTTGGGAAAGATTTGCACTTTGGCGTACACCAACTCTCCTTCGTTCTACCTAGACTAGCTATGCATAAGAAGAGCTATGCATAGCAAAATTATGTGAAGCACAGACTAATGAGACTTAGTTTCTCGCTCTTACACACTCcctatctttcaatgttggagggtctaaCGGacatgttgacaacatggcttgcaatggtccaacattgaattgggagaCCGGggacagagatataccaaaagtgtgccaactcttttttttttcaagattgtaGGTGTTtcgttacataggtaacatcgcAAAATTAGTTATGGTCAATAGAGCTCAATGGCGATCGATCTCTTTCAACCTGTTACCTAAGTAAGGAAACATCCAAGATATTCTTACTTTGTATGATTTTTCAAAGACAAAACATTGAAACCATTTTTACGATGTTGAACCCTGCATGTAAATCCCATAAAAGCATTTGACCTTTCCACTTAAAGCTTGGAAATGAAAATAACATTGCGTACTTACCGAAGGTACTGTGTTGTCAACCCTAAGAGATCTGTGTCTTCATATAATGCTGTTCCTTGTTTGAGAAATGTATCGTAAGTACTTTTATACACTTCTTGAACGCCAGTATAAAACGCACCTTCAACGTTATAATCGTAAAAGACAATATCTATAAACGCGTCAAAAGATATATTTCGTGTTTTGGAATAATACTCCTGCATAAGACCCTTTCCAAAACGATCCTTCAATAGTCCAGAATGTACATAGATATATGTTAAAGTCCCCAATATTTCCTTGTAGATTTCAGAACCGTAAGATGCGTTAGTGGAGCGTCCACCATAATATTTTACTTCATGAAAAATGTGTTCAACTAGGTTATAATACAGATCATACTGCATCGACCAGAATATATTGGTCACGTTATCGTTGATGAATTCAAAAGACTCTGGAAAGGAATCCTGAAGGCTTTTACCATTCTTGTCTCTTTTGGTGCTTAACCAGATCCGAATTTTATATTCCATGAATTCCCAGGATTTAGCCCCAAACGTTCTGTAAGCACGGCCACtgcaaacaagtaaaaaaaatgtgCTATAAAACTATTACTATGACGATAAAGAGTATGGACCCAATGTTGATCCCTGAGGTACACCAACCACAATAGCTTAATTTTGTTGTTGATAATCATTATGATAAACGATAATAATGATGACGACAATGACGAGGTcggtgaagatgatgatgatgatgatgatgatgatgatgataatgatgatgatgacgatgacgacgacgacgacgacgatgatgatgatgatgatgatgatgatgatgatgatgatgacgatgatgatgatgatgatgatgatgatgatgatgatgatgatgatgatgatgataatgatgatgattataaagTCGTTTGCCTCTTTATCTTAGTACACGGTAGAGgagagtaaaaacaaaaattactgtcgtttattctctaaatattggaGACCCTTCAACTATGAAGTTGTTCTAGTGCAATTGATTTCAATACATGCACTACAATAGTgaaaatcatgttaaagttgtcatatttgacAGATGAATTGTACTTATACTATTATAGTGctaattaatctaggctatggaggcattttaacAGTACCCTCAATCTAGTAGAAAAAGTCATTTAACTTTGCACAGAGGATCAAGTTCAAAACTACTCAGACCTATTCAAAACTTACACCATCGTGATCCACGGGTAtaggattcagaaaagtatactttgacttatctatgatgtacggttatgcagttatgggcaaaagagtaacattgtgacgtcataggtgCAATTTTGCCCCCGCTGGGGGTTAAtgaaatttgctctgattttgatgaaactggtctcaaattatttgtcttgttgcaagaaatcagaaaaaggaCAGTTTTAACTGTCGTGGGTGCTTTCTTGGCCAGGTAACACAACaatttgtcaaggtcaaattgattcaattaCAACTCAATGCGACTCAATAGGTATTGTCGATTTTAATGTGTTTCTGAGGTAATGAAACATCCTacactattatttttctgatttatcatggaAAGGCCAGTTACTTGAGatgattttcaacaaaatcggagtatttttcaatttttctccATGTGATGCCAAAATTAgatctatgacgtcataatattacatttttgctcataactccataacggtacatcgtagataggtcaaactatattttttctgaatccttatgactagaggaacacATCCTTATGACTAGACATTGCTTGTGTTTTTAACCGAATCGGGGCAATATTGAACTTGACCTCTGTGTGGTCATAAGATATTTTACAATGACTTACATGAGTTTTGCTCTAAAAGCTTCTTCGAGGTAAGTCGTGTCGCTGAAAATTTCCAAGGAAAGAGCGACACTGTACGAAGGGAAAGTAGACTGTGATACTGTCGTCATATATACAGTCTGTTTACAAGAGTCCTCGCAATCACAAACAGCGTCTTTGATTCCGTTAAATTCATCTGAATAATCATGAATAAAACAACGAATTTATCTGAGTCAGTAATAAAGAACAGATGCTATAATAAAACTTGATGCTTTTAGTGTGGGGTTTCTATGGTTCCATACCACTAATTATCTAATACACGGTTTTCAATAAGAAAATTGCTAATTTCGGGCGGAATTTTCTCATATACGTAGCTCTcacagttaaacgccaccaatatcaggtgaaatttgatgatttagatgccaaatgatcaaaaactcaccATACGTAGACCAGACCtcaaagctgaaagttacaattaggtagggcgaatatttactaaaaagggatgaattttggtaatattacaacaaaaaattAATGTCGTATAATGAGAGAAACTATACCATTTCGAAGCAAAATGTACTTTTATGGCTGtttttccatgcatcgcccaggcatATTAGTGGTTTATAACCCTATAGAACTAGATTTTGTTTTCGTTTGCAATGCAAAACACATACTTGTTTTGCGGATTTTTTGGCAATTGACCGACTcttacaaaaacattaaaatatcatGATGCGACATTAACATGTGTAATCCTTGgcaaaaaaaagaatttgaagGGAAATGGGTAATGTTATGTCATAGTTATATTGAATGAACATTATACAGTAGGCCAAAAAATTAGTGTATCAGTTGTGTttatccctgtatatcctaaataaagacaaatatgtcaaaattaaaacaaacagccaatacctgtactcattagctctgatttaagaccttatttgttgaaattggttgagaattaaagaaacggtgatataAAACcgaatgaagaaacgaaatcaaaacttgcacttttgtgttttaaccaatgaaagcacgacgctagtgtTAACGTGcttatcaatggaagcacggcgctagttctcttgttagcgaatgcgttgtgtacaaatcaatatggcatgcaatggagcaaactgcaacttttaaattggaatcttccttgggttttggatcgtcatgtctttatttcttgaacaatttcaacaaatgaggccttaaattcgagctaaaagattcaTCTGTTGGTTTCTGgtttcaattatgacatatctgtctttgtttaggatatacaggggtgaacactggtaccttaatttttggcttactgtagaacATTAAGTTAGTGGCTATTTTATTTCTAAACCGCATTTTGTCCAAATCGCGCTTTTTTTGTTGTCAGAGATCATTCATCCAATGTCGACTTATTTTTTGATTTCTTGTCTCCACATGACCCCTCGTTATATGACCTCTCATTATATGACCCCTCATTACATGATGCAAGTTGGGTGCCTAAACACCTTTGTTTctaatggacattttattgtgaaatgtcattgtacaaggaatatatttaaaaaaaaattccacatagcccccgaatgaaaagtatttaattatctttgtaatcactcaaaaagcattttgtgtgaattttacattcgAACTAGATGCTATtgaatttttatgagcctttttgtattacatgtaaagtctatggggctgacgattagaaatggacggtaATATTGAAAACCcctcattttggaccattttagacactaaaatgaccataaaaaagaatagcacttagttcggatgtaaaattcacacaaaatgctacctgagtgagtacaaacattattaaatacatttcattcgggggctatagcaaaaacaaaaagtgTCCTATAcgttaatggttatggaacaaaggtgtatATGGAAGGAAAGTCGTCTGCTGAAGATGGGTCCAAAGGGTACCGAAATAGGAATATCTGGAATGTGAAAGACACCTAtctaaacacttttctaaatGACTGTGACAATCCTAAGtttggaatgttttttttttacttttatttcaaatatcaGCGATTCTTGCATACCTCTCGCAACATGGAAACACTCTATCAGCTCTCGTGGATTGCAAAATGGTTCACTACCtgaaaaatgaaatatatataatttttgtaaAAAGCAATAGCTTtaaaacaaaattcaatagaattcCAAATTATCACATTCAAAATTAGTACATCTTTCGTGAAATATTAGGACGCATCAACTTCCTCAAATGTTACGGTGATCACTGGTATAGGGTAGTGGCCAATTGATGAACTCATGGTCATCTCCGACCGAAAGTAGCATGATGGATTTTTAAAAGTTATTCGAAGAGCTTGTTGCCAAAAAGGATTAAATCCACTAAATTGAAATTGTGTTATTTACCCTCGGtagtttttgaaaatttcggAAATGTTCGTAAATTTAAATATAATCTACTTTTAAGCCAAAATGGTGCAAATATGGTGCTTTTATCGTATATAACATTGATAGAAATattcttaataaaataaaatcaagaaaaagtaaaattaatgggattattttttatattgcaAACAAACGAAATAGTCTGTTGCTTTTTCAACAACAGCAAAAAAAATATGTCCAAAATTGTCAATAATtgttaataaaaataaacaaatacatagaAAATACAGTGAAAATATAAAACCTGAAACCAAACAGGTTTTAAGCTTAACATAATTATAGtatcttttatatgaaaataaactTCACCACAGAAATGCAACAACCTTATTTAACTAAATGGATTTAATCCCTCTTGGAAACAAACTGTTCATTTATTGAAAAGAGTTGTATCCAAGTTAGTCATTGAATTTAAAAGCATCTCGGCACAGCGTCATCATTCCTATAATCTTCTTGTCAGAAATTGCCAAGATACATGTAGTAGGGCgaggcgaatccactagttctacACACATGGCGATTTTGTACCGCCGTGGTTAATAGTTTCGAGATATGGGGCTGAGCGACTCAGGCAAAGCACACCACCTGTACGATATATAGATACGTTTCATTCCCACTGCGAATGCCATTCGTCAGCTGAAATAACtaatttttacgatctgcgcatgctaaTTACGCATCTTCAACGTTACCAAGTTAAGAAAAGGTACAGACTGGAATTTTAAGGCACAGATAGGAGCTTAACATATTCtttcaatacattatatcgaACTGCAAGTCAATCAATAGGTTTTTACCTATACCAAAAATAACGGGGTATATTCAAGTATTTGAGATATATAATCATATATTGAATATCAAAAGAATATACCCCACCATACATTTAGTCAAATGACGGTCGTCACTAGCTTAATCTCAATGCAACCCAGGATTTGTGATGAAGAAAAGGCATATTGTCACTTGCGTTTTCAATACTATACAGACATTGAGACACTCGACGTCCAACAATAGAATTTTgcctggatattttgaaagacaactcaAAGCTGAATTAATTACATTATGAGCTATAAGCGATTgatttttagccaatgattggtttttaaccaatcgctcaccgagcgcGGAGTATGAATTGAGCTTATCTTGAAATAGCAGCAGCCGGCAGAGCCTTGCTGCATGCCGTATTTATATTGGTTCGTTCACTGCCTATAcacaataattatttacctggtgtgaACGATGTGCTCGGTTCAAGTAAAATTCGTATGCAAAGATTCAGTACGTGAGCCTTGGTATATGATGGAATATATTATAGAAATTATCTGTAAACGCGCTCATAAAAAAGGATTTTCGATGCTCGTCTGACTGAAAACTGGTGACAATTCTTACCTGGCATGTAATAGGTCCTGCATTTACAGCTTTTGTTTTTGGCTATGAAGTCTGTTTCGCATTCCAATAAGCATTTAGATTTGGTATAATTGCCTTTCAGATATGTTGGTTTCAGCGTTCCGTCTTCTACGCAAGTTCCATAGGGTCGGGGCAAAATGACCAGCTGCAAATAAGGGACAGAGGctcatatgtggtgtgatcaagcaaaatcaatctgaagtaggacatattcaattttcagtttcttatgggattgtaaaaagcatttgcaaagctgcattttgcagaaaaccctattgaattTGAGCAACCCCTTGTGACTGATTTAGCTTGATTACACCACTGTTTGTTTCGTCACAGATTGACCATCTTGTAAGAATAATACCAGGAATACATAGTTTCACCTGTTCTGGAATAGGTTCATTTGCAGTCCAATTTTCAACTTGAATGTTCAAGAAGCATATCTATTAAAGTACTCAAACAATGTGGTAGTCTCTACATTTCGGAGCACGGTGATTTGATGAGCTAAAAATGTGGATGAAAATCATAagctttttattttcaattttgtcaCTGGGATACTATTTACCATTCTGGTTGCTATGCGTACTGCAGAATGTGTGCCAAGCTCTAATTCCAAACCAAAATCCTGTAAATTTGGAAATTCATCTTTAGGATGAACTAACACTTTAAAGCCTGCATTTTCACGAGGTGCTGCTACATGATGTATTTGTTCCGCATCAAGAAGTACGCTTAATCCTCTGGCCTgacctaaataaaaaataaaatgagtaTAATTTAGTGATTTGCTAAGCCAAACCTCATCAAAATTGGGAGAGGGAGTTGGACTGTATGTGTACTTGGTACCCTCGCTCTCGCAAgctttctccgggatctccgaaTTCCTTCTGCTTTCAAAATTCGTGTTTAGTTTTTTGGGTATTTAAAAGTTTCTTCACCCAATGGactttggggagctgcacagataagtAGTGACCCggatagagagttcccgtgttttcaagcggaacggactacaatagtgcttataacgtgattcgaaccgccgtattcctcattcctttgatttggtcaatgaccctattggtgctacattctacaaaataacatttgctaattattgcgcgagtgttggtattctgaaaattgtaaacggagtttaggtttccctccaagatggcgggtaacccaaaacacgggaactctctattggtGAATGTTATAATCTAAATTTGACCAACAAAAATTGGGAGCGTAGcaaagttatgcaaagaaatgttttgtaattttaaggagggagttatttcttttgaaccctgtatgtcAAAACTACTATGTGTTAATAATTAAATTTGCCCGTTAAATTCTATATCATCGTTTATGCTGTTGTTTATGCCAATATGGTCAATTTCTGATAGACGTGCTTTCTCTAAAGAAACATATGTCATGACTATTATGTGTTAATAATTCAACAATGTTGTCGCTCAATTTGCCTGCTAATTTCTACATAATTTATATTGTTGTTTATGCCAATGATGTTAATCATTTCATATATTTatagttttgtttttcattatgttGTTATTCAATCACTTGCTGCCATATGAAACCCAAACAGTCAAGTCTCTCAAATCAGCCTCTAATCACACCTTTTCATATTATACTCCCAAAATCTGGAATTCATTACCTATCAGGTTATCTAAATCTCTTACTTTATATTAATACTTATGTTCCAAGTATGACATCACTGT
This DNA window, taken from Amphiura filiformis chromosome 16, Afil_fr2py, whole genome shotgun sequence, encodes the following:
- the LOC140135834 gene encoding uncharacterized protein; translated protein: MFRLDKLAHEYGGWIDLWFTGLLQIRKFFSQLGLTNRNENIDIPDNYAGNVSLYEFILKNGHEKNDTIKLCLFNGEECSPANFTTTVTNYGVCYTFNSILSGKSLPVKTPGQARGLSVLLDAEQIHHVAAPRENAGFKVLVHPKDEFPNLQDFGLELELGTHSAVRIATRMLVILPRPYGTCVEDGTLKPTYLKGNYTKSKCLLECETDFIAKNKSCKCRTYYMPGSEPFCNPRELIECFHVARDEFNGIKDAVCDCEDSCKQTVYMTTVSQSTFPSYSVALSLEIFSDTTYLEEAFRAKLIGRAYRTFGAKSWEFMEYKIRIWLSTKRDKNGKSLQDSFPESFEFINDNVTNIFWSMQYDLYYNLVEHIFHEVKYYGGRSTNASYGSEIYKEILGTLTYIYVHSGLLKDRFGKGLMQEYYSKTRNISFDAFIDIVFYDYNVEGAFYTGVQEVYKSTYDTFLKQGTALYEDTDLLGLTTQYLRDNMVHVDIFFGDPKVEHITEQVDYEIFQFICDWGGALGLFFSASLLSFIETMDFCCCRRYHEKKNVKH